One window of Microbacterium sp. 1S1 genomic DNA carries:
- a CDS encoding PP2C family protein-serine/threonine phosphatase, protein MVFEGSSAAISHTGKVRSNNQDSGYSGANLFVVADGMGGHAGGDVASSLAIQRMEPLDHPYSSTEDAQAALQAAATTAAGDLIRAAKDRPELAGLGTTLSAIIMVDEYAVIGHIGDSRIYLYRDDALTQITADHTFVQRLVDSGRITPEEARYHPRRSVLMRVLSDMDADPELDMFVMHAQPGDRWLLCSDGLSGVVDEARILKTMQLGLAPGRTADNLLKQALDGGAPDNVTIVIVDVGGQHPVHSGTATIVGAASNPSGVYVPPVRAPRSNWLHPVRQAANEPSHFEPAPEYLEELIEEDRRRAKRRRLGWIAGTLVVLAMLGFAAFAAYSWTQTRYFIGADEDSVVIFQGVQQNIGPITLSTPVEDTDILLADLPPYQRASVERTISARSLSDAMAIVDRLRTGAEANVIEQTPLPTPLPSPSATPSGGAG, encoded by the coding sequence ATGGTCTTCGAAGGCTCGAGCGCCGCGATCTCCCACACCGGGAAGGTCCGCTCCAACAACCAGGACTCCGGGTACTCCGGGGCGAACCTGTTCGTCGTCGCCGACGGCATGGGCGGTCACGCGGGCGGCGACGTCGCCTCGAGCCTCGCGATCCAGCGCATGGAGCCGCTGGACCACCCCTACTCCTCCACGGAAGACGCGCAGGCCGCGCTCCAGGCGGCCGCCACGACCGCCGCCGGCGACCTCATCCGCGCCGCCAAGGACCGGCCGGAGCTCGCCGGCCTCGGCACCACGCTCAGCGCCATCATCATGGTCGACGAGTACGCGGTCATCGGGCACATCGGCGACTCGCGCATCTACCTCTACCGCGACGACGCCCTCACGCAGATCACCGCGGACCACACCTTCGTGCAGCGGCTCGTCGACTCCGGCCGGATCACGCCCGAAGAGGCCCGCTACCACCCCCGCCGCTCCGTGCTCATGCGAGTGCTGAGCGACATGGACGCCGACCCCGAGCTCGACATGTTCGTCATGCACGCGCAGCCGGGCGACCGGTGGCTGCTGTGCTCGGACGGCCTGTCCGGTGTCGTGGACGAGGCGCGCATCCTCAAGACCATGCAACTCGGGCTCGCCCCTGGCCGCACGGCAGACAACCTCCTCAAGCAGGCTCTCGACGGCGGCGCCCCCGACAACGTGACGATCGTCATCGTCGACGTCGGCGGCCAGCACCCCGTCCACTCCGGCACCGCGACGATCGTCGGCGCCGCGTCGAACCCGTCCGGCGTCTACGTGCCGCCGGTCCGGGCGCCGCGCAGCAACTGGCTGCACCCGGTGCGACAGGCCGCGAACGAGCCGAGCCACTTCGAGCCGGCGCCGGAATACCTCGAAGAGCTGATCGAAGAGGACCGGCGTCGCGCCAAGCGCCGCCGGCTCGGCTGGATCGCCGGAACCCTCGTCGTGCTCGCGATGCTGGGCTTCGCCGCGTTCGCCGCCTACAGCTGGACGCAGACGCGGTACTTCATCGGCGCCGACGAGGACAGCGTCGTGATCTTCCAGGGCGTGCAGCAGAACATCGGTCCGATCACCCTGTCCACCCCGGTCGAGGACACCGACATCCTCCTCGCCGACCTCCCGCCGTACCAGCGGGCATCGGTCGAGCGCACGATCAGCGCCCGGTCGCTCTCGGACGCGATGGCCATCGTGGACCGCCTCCGCACCGGCGCGGAGGCCAACGTCATCGAGCAGACCCCGCTGCCCACACCGCTCCCCTCCCCGAGCGCCACACCGTCGGGAGGTGCCGGATGA
- a CDS encoding FHA domain-containing protein has product MSELVLLLLRIGFLVLMWFFVFGVVYSLRADLFGVRARKLPVEATAGAPAAAAAPAAPPRPSSSRPSSGPATVATAKRLVITSGPKAGLELPLGSEAMTIGRSSESALVIRDDYTSSHHARLLLRGDTWAIQDLDSTNGTFVAGQRVTGGPVSLSLGTPVKVGATTFELRA; this is encoded by the coding sequence ATGAGTGAACTGGTCCTGCTCCTGCTCCGCATCGGCTTCCTCGTGCTGATGTGGTTCTTCGTCTTCGGCGTCGTCTACTCCCTCCGCGCCGACCTGTTCGGCGTCCGCGCGCGCAAGCTTCCGGTCGAGGCCACCGCCGGAGCGCCGGCTGCCGCAGCGGCACCGGCCGCGCCCCCGCGCCCCTCGTCGTCACGGCCGTCGTCCGGCCCGGCGACCGTCGCCACCGCGAAGCGCCTCGTGATCACGTCCGGGCCGAAGGCGGGTCTCGAGCTCCCCCTCGGGTCGGAGGCGATGACGATCGGCCGCTCGAGCGAATCGGCTCTCGTGATCCGCGACGACTACACGTCCAGCCATCACGCCCGGCTCCTGCTCCGCGGCGACACATGGGCGATCCAGGACCTCGACTCGACGAACGGCACGTTCGTGGCCGGCCAGCGCGTGACCGGCGGCCCTGTGTCCCTCAGCCTCGGGACCCCGGTCAAGGTGGGCGCCACGACGTTCGAGTTGAGGGCCTGA
- a CDS encoding FhaA domain-containing protein produces the protein MGLLDSFEKGLERAVNSAFAKTFRSGIQPVEIASALRREADTTAAVVSRDRIIAPNNFVVRLSPDDAERMRGLGGALTDELHALVTKHAKSQGYSFAGPLSITLDADEKVATGTVRVTSGAVEGRVNWQAVVDVDGRRHALTRARTVIGRGSDADITIADAGSSRRHAEILWDGERAMLRDMGSTNGTKVDGQKLREAALPSDTTITIGRTDLVFRIVPVATPSRSSRPGDDATRAFGALG, from the coding sequence GTGGGACTACTTGACAGCTTTGAGAAGGGTCTCGAGCGCGCGGTGAACAGCGCGTTCGCGAAGACCTTCCGCAGCGGCATCCAGCCCGTGGAGATCGCTTCCGCGCTGCGTCGCGAGGCGGACACGACGGCGGCCGTGGTGAGCCGTGACCGCATCATCGCGCCGAACAACTTCGTCGTGCGCCTCAGCCCCGACGACGCGGAGCGCATGCGCGGGCTCGGTGGCGCACTGACGGACGAACTGCATGCCCTCGTCACGAAGCACGCGAAGTCGCAGGGATACAGCTTCGCCGGACCGCTGTCGATCACGCTCGACGCGGATGAGAAGGTCGCCACCGGAACCGTGCGTGTCACGTCGGGCGCCGTCGAGGGACGGGTGAACTGGCAGGCCGTGGTCGACGTCGACGGACGCCGGCACGCGCTGACCCGTGCGCGCACCGTCATCGGTCGCGGGTCGGACGCCGACATCACCATCGCCGATGCGGGGTCGAGCCGGCGCCACGCCGAGATCCTTTGGGACGGCGAGCGCGCCATGCTCCGGGACATGGGCTCCACCAACGGTACGAAGGTCGACGGGCAGAAGCTCCGCGAGGCCGCCCTCCCCTCCGACACCACGATCACGATCGGTCGCACCGACCTCGTGTTCCGCATCGTCCCCGTCGCCACCCCGTCCCGGTCTTCGCGCCCTGGCGACGACGCGACCCGCGCGTTCGGAGCCCTCGGATGA